A single Nostoc sp. PCC 7107 DNA region contains:
- a CDS encoding RtcB family protein → MQPKNLQRLLRALARQGLDVNYLNGIYSVRLTNSPDAPAAEVLLPEGFPVEAKALKQLANLANVRHPNGGCVCRACATPDFHPGDAGIAIGSVVETVGQVIPAAVGSDINCGMRLHIADLTIDQFLSQRDLFVEQMKGDYFFGTRDVTMTAQTMKASFQHGVLGWLDAMLNQATGSFVKSDLAQISQESDRIFLGGAMDGDWNLAPEELVPDTGLVRDGGLATIGSGNHFVEVQQVERIENRSLAYAWGIREGQLTFMIHSGSRNVGKYIGGMWRDRTKATWPESLKYPESQIFPLSVHSHPELVASYLKAEGTAANYGFINRLLLAELLRLRLRQVYGDVEAPLVYDLPHNITLPEGQGWVTRKGACPAYPGQPVIIPGSMGAYSYLMVGKGNPAFCNSASHGAGRLRSRFDLSRQGACQTESELGLTGVDCITLREERRIEEAPAAYKPIQSVIDIQVKAGMVDVVARLSPVLTFKA, encoded by the coding sequence ATGCAGCCCAAAAATCTTCAACGTCTCCTGCGTGCTTTAGCACGGCAAGGGTTAGATGTTAATTATCTCAATGGGATTTATTCTGTCCGTTTAACTAATTCTCCCGATGCGCCAGCGGCGGAAGTCTTGCTACCAGAAGGCTTTCCTGTCGAAGCTAAGGCACTTAAGCAACTAGCTAATTTAGCAAATGTGCGCCACCCTAATGGCGGATGTGTCTGTCGTGCCTGTGCTACACCTGATTTTCACCCTGGTGATGCAGGTATAGCCATTGGTTCTGTCGTCGAAACTGTTGGTCAAGTCATCCCCGCCGCTGTGGGTTCTGACATTAACTGTGGAATGCGGTTGCACATTGCCGATTTAACCATTGATCAATTTCTCTCTCAACGGGACTTATTTGTAGAACAGATGAAGGGGGATTATTTCTTTGGTACCAGGGATGTCACCATGACGGCGCAAACTATGAAAGCTTCGTTTCAGCATGGTGTACTTGGTTGGTTGGATGCCATGTTGAACCAGGCGACAGGTAGTTTCGTCAAGTCTGACTTGGCGCAAATTTCCCAGGAAAGCGATCGCATTTTTTTAGGTGGTGCAATGGATGGTGACTGGAATTTAGCACCAGAAGAATTAGTTCCCGATACTGGACTAGTCAGGGATGGAGGACTCGCAACCATTGGTTCTGGCAACCACTTTGTGGAAGTGCAGCAAGTTGAGCGAATCGAAAATCGCTCTCTGGCTTACGCTTGGGGAATCAGAGAGGGGCAATTAACCTTTATGATTCACTCTGGTTCGCGCAATGTGGGTAAGTACATTGGCGGGATGTGGCGAGACCGGACTAAAGCAACTTGGCCGGAAAGTCTGAAGTATCCAGAATCTCAGATTTTTCCTTTGTCCGTGCATTCCCACCCGGAACTAGTTGCTAGTTACCTCAAAGCTGAGGGGACTGCTGCTAATTACGGCTTTATCAATCGCTTGTTATTAGCAGAACTACTACGTCTGCGGTTGCGACAAGTCTATGGTGATGTGGAAGCACCTTTAGTTTATGACTTACCCCACAACATTACCTTACCCGAAGGTCAAGGATGGGTAACGCGCAAAGGTGCTTGTCCCGCTTATCCAGGACAACCCGTAATTATTCCTGGTTCAATGGGCGCTTACTCTTATCTGATGGTAGGAAAAGGCAATCCAGCTTTTTGTAATTCAGCCTCACATGGTGCTGGCAGATTACGCAGCCGATTTGACTTGAGTCGCCAAGGTGCATGTCAAACAGAGTCGGAACTGGGATTAACTGGTGTAGACTGCATTACTTTACGGGAAGAACGCCGAATTGAAGAAGCACCCGCAGCCTATAAGCCAATTCAGTCAGTGATTGATATCCAGGTAAAAGCAGGAATGGTGGACGTTGTAGCAAGGTTGAGTCCAGTGTTGACCTTTAAAGCATAA
- a CDS encoding Uma2 family endonuclease, whose translation MSDTTLAAPDIQLPPTQAELPLDDGVPMESARHKAQMDLLIDALIPWLEQREDGFVGGNMFVYYSLAQVRNKDFKGPDFFAVLGVPKGERRSWVVWEEGKAPDVVIELLSDSTAQADKNEKKLIYQNQMRVPEYFWYDPFNPDDLAGCSNEKGVYQPITINAQNQLVSQSLGLALQLWQGNYKGIDAIWLRWANLAGELLPTPEEKERQRAERAESQLLQTARNLLETGMTVEQVARLTGLSVSELEI comes from the coding sequence ATGTCAGACACTACCCTAGCTGCACCAGATATTCAACTCCCACCCACTCAAGCAGAACTTCCACTTGATGACGGTGTACCAATGGAAAGCGCCCGGCATAAAGCTCAGATGGATTTGCTCATAGATGCGTTAATTCCTTGGTTGGAACAAAGGGAGGATGGATTTGTTGGCGGGAATATGTTTGTTTATTACAGTCTGGCACAGGTGCGAAACAAAGATTTTAAAGGGCCAGACTTTTTTGCTGTGTTGGGAGTTCCGAAAGGTGAACGTCGCAGTTGGGTAGTTTGGGAAGAAGGTAAAGCACCAGATGTAGTTATTGAGTTACTTTCTGACAGCACAGCACAAGCAGACAAAAATGAGAAAAAACTGATTTATCAAAATCAAATGCGTGTACCAGAATATTTCTGGTATGACCCTTTTAATCCTGATGATTTGGCTGGTTGCTCGAACGAAAAAGGTGTTTATCAACCCATTACAATCAATGCTCAAAACCAGTTGGTGAGTCAATCTTTAGGTTTAGCCTTGCAATTGTGGCAAGGAAATTATAAAGGTATTGATGCTATTTGGTTGCGCTGGGCAAACTTGGCAGGAGAATTATTACCAACGCCAGAAGAAAAGGAACGCCAACGCGCAGAGAGAGCAGAATCTCAGTTACTACAAACTGCGCGTAACTTACTGGAAACTGGGATGACAGTAGAACAAGTAGCTAGGTTAACAGGCTTGAGTGTATCTGAATTAGAAATTTAG
- the glgB gene encoding 1,4-alpha-glucan branching enzyme yields the protein MSIATIAQEQVNRIVWNQHHDPFEILGSHPVEQNGKKVWAVRAYLPNASAAWVIVPQERQEYPMQAVHHPHFFECTIETPELANYQLRIQEGEHERVTYDPYAFRSPHLTDFDLHLFAEGNHHRIYEKLGAHATEIDGVKGVYFAVWAPNARNVSLLGDFNLWDGRKHQMRKGSTGVWELFIPEIGVGEPYKYEIKNFEGHIYEKSDPFAFQQEPRPKTASIVTDLSSYQWNDEDWIEKRRHADPLTQPVSVYELHLGSWLHASSAEPPTLPNGETEPVVIVSELKPGARFLTYRELADRLIPYVKDLGYTHVELLPIAEHPFDGSWGYQVTGYFAPTSRFGSAEDFMYFVDQCHQNGIGVIVDWVPGHFPKDGHGLAFFDGTHLYEHADPRKGEHKEWGTLVFNYNRNEIRNFLAANALFWFDKYHIDGIRVDAVASMLYLDYCRKEGEWVTNQYGGRENLEAADFLRQVNHLIFSYFPGVLSIAEESTSWPMVSWPTYTGGLGFNLKWNMGWMHDMLDYFSMDPWFRQFHQNNITFSMWYNHSENFMLALSHDEVVHGKSNMIGKMPGDTWQKMANVRCLFTYMFAHPGKKTMFMSMEFGQWSEWNVWADLEWQLLQFEPHQQLKQFFKELNHIYRSEPSLYTQDFAREGFDWIDCSDNRHSVVSFIRRDKDSDGFIVVICNFTPQPHSHYRIGVSEKGFYTELFNSDARQYGGSNMGNLGGKWTDDWSMHNRPYSLDLCLPPLGVLMFKLDKEKTAEVLGS from the coding sequence ATGTCCATAGCCACGATCGCTCAGGAACAGGTTAACCGTATAGTTTGGAATCAGCATCACGACCCATTTGAAATACTTGGTTCTCATCCCGTAGAACAAAATGGTAAAAAAGTGTGGGCTGTACGCGCCTATCTACCAAACGCCAGTGCAGCCTGGGTAATCGTTCCCCAAGAACGACAAGAATACCCAATGCAAGCCGTACATCATCCTCATTTTTTTGAATGTACGATTGAAACTCCAGAACTCGCCAACTACCAGTTACGCATTCAAGAAGGAGAACATGAGCGAGTCACTTATGATCCCTACGCCTTCCGTTCTCCCCACCTAACCGACTTTGACTTACACTTGTTTGCAGAAGGCAACCATCATCGAATTTATGAAAAATTAGGAGCGCACGCCACCGAAATCGACGGTGTGAAAGGTGTTTATTTTGCTGTTTGGGCCCCTAACGCCCGTAACGTTTCTTTACTGGGAGATTTCAACCTGTGGGATGGACGCAAACATCAAATGCGTAAAGGCTCCACCGGGGTTTGGGAATTATTCATTCCCGAAATCGGGGTAGGGGAACCTTACAAATATGAAATTAAAAATTTTGAAGGACACATTTACGAAAAATCTGATCCTTTTGCTTTTCAGCAAGAACCCCGCCCAAAAACAGCATCTATCGTTACTGATTTAAGTTCATATCAATGGAATGACGAAGACTGGATAGAAAAGCGTCGTCACGCCGACCCCTTAACCCAACCTGTATCTGTTTACGAACTCCATCTAGGTTCTTGGTTACACGCTTCTAGTGCTGAACCACCTACGCTTCCCAATGGTGAGACTGAGCCTGTAGTTATTGTTTCCGAACTTAAGCCAGGTGCGCGATTTTTAACTTATCGGGAATTAGCAGACCGACTGATTCCCTATGTTAAGGATTTGGGATATACCCATGTAGAACTGTTACCAATTGCGGAACATCCTTTTGATGGGTCTTGGGGTTATCAAGTCACTGGCTATTTTGCACCCACTTCCCGGTTTGGTAGTGCGGAAGATTTTATGTATTTTGTTGACCAATGTCATCAAAACGGGATTGGCGTAATTGTTGATTGGGTTCCCGGACACTTCCCCAAAGATGGACATGGTTTAGCTTTCTTTGATGGTACTCACTTATACGAACACGCAGACCCCCGCAAAGGTGAACATAAAGAATGGGGAACTCTGGTTTTCAACTACAATCGCAACGAAATCAGGAATTTCTTAGCTGCAAATGCCCTGTTTTGGTTCGACAAATATCACATAGATGGCATTCGTGTAGATGCTGTGGCTTCGATGCTATATCTCGACTATTGCCGTAAAGAGGGTGAATGGGTTACTAATCAATACGGTGGAAGAGAAAACTTAGAAGCGGCGGATTTCTTACGTCAAGTAAATCACCTAATTTTTAGTTACTTCCCAGGTGTGCTTTCCATTGCGGAAGAATCAACGTCTTGGCCGATGGTTTCTTGGCCAACCTACACAGGCGGTCTAGGTTTTAACTTGAAATGGAACATGGGTTGGATGCACGATATGCTGGATTACTTCAGCATGGATCCTTGGTTCCGCCAATTCCACCAAAATAACATCACATTTAGTATGTGGTATAACCACAGCGAGAACTTCATGTTGGCCTTGTCCCATGATGAAGTTGTACATGGTAAGAGCAACATGATTGGTAAAATGCCCGGTGATACATGGCAGAAGATGGCCAATGTGCGCTGTTTGTTTACTTATATGTTTGCTCACCCAGGCAAGAAAACCATGTTTATGAGCATGGAATTTGGACAATGGAGCGAGTGGAATGTCTGGGCTGATTTGGAATGGCAATTGCTACAGTTTGAGCCACATCAACAATTAAAGCAATTCTTTAAAGAACTCAACCACATTTACCGTTCTGAACCATCTCTATATACCCAAGATTTTGCCAGAGAAGGTTTTGACTGGATTGATTGTAGCGACAACCGTCACAGTGTGGTTTCCTTTATCCGCCGTGACAAAGATTCTGACGGTTTTATCGTGGTGATTTGTAACTTCACACCCCAACCTCATTCTCATTACCGCATTGGTGTTTCCGAAAAAGGATTTTATACCGAGTTGTTTAATAGTGATGCTCGTCAGTATGGCGGTAGCAATATGGGTAACTTAGGAGGTAAATGGACAGATGATTGGTCAATGCACAATCGTCCTTATTCGTTGGATTTGTGCTTACCACCTTTGGGTGTGTTGATGTTCAAGTTAGATAAAGAGAAAACAGCTGAGGTTTTAGGTTCTTAA
- a CDS encoding penicillin-binding protein 2 — MQKSSSRLKFRNSRNQAVSKRQKISRQKSMGNSTPNTQEPVQSSKVRLLVVWVILVAAGLGLAFNLYNLQILQGKKLTQKARNQQMVSLRPFMPRRLVVDRNTNVLAVDRPVYTVYAHPKLFDKSNEEIAQKIAPIIDKDAADLVKTFQSRKSGIILMPALPEEVADRVIALRLNGLEFIPKYSRLYPQADVTSDVVGYVDLERRGQAGVEYSQEKLLERSVQKVRLMQSGNGELKPDHAPEGFLHADDLKLQLTIDTRLQRAARSALKAQVEKFRAKRGAVIVMDALDGSLLALVSQPTYNPNDYGKAKIDLFKNWTVADLYEPGSTFKPLNVAIALENGVIQPNDTFNDPGSIKVADRVIKNAQNNGYGRINIAQILQNSSNIGMVQIIQKMRPSVYYTWLERLGLGQPLETDLPFGVSGSLKSQPRFISSPIEPATASFGQGFSLTPLQLVQLHGALANGGKLVTPHIVRGLVDSNGKMHYSPTLPAPRQIFSAKTAQQVVEMMETVVSEGTGKPSKIAGYRIGGKTGTAQKASPNGGYIPGARITSFVAVLPVEAPRYVILAIVDEPKGENAYGSTVAAPIVKSVMETLIPLEHLPPQQLNSPAETPR, encoded by the coding sequence ATGCAGAAGTCATCCAGTAGATTAAAATTTAGAAATTCTCGGAATCAAGCAGTTTCAAAGCGGCAAAAAATTTCCCGACAAAAATCGATGGGAAATTCCACTCCCAACACTCAAGAACCTGTACAAAGTAGCAAAGTCAGGCTTTTGGTAGTATGGGTTATTTTAGTAGCCGCAGGATTAGGGTTAGCTTTTAACTTATATAATTTACAAATTCTGCAAGGAAAAAAACTAACGCAGAAGGCTCGCAATCAACAAATGGTGAGTTTGCGGCCTTTTATGCCGCGTCGTTTAGTTGTCGATCGCAATACAAATGTTTTAGCTGTCGACCGTCCTGTATATACTGTTTATGCCCATCCGAAGCTATTTGATAAGTCAAATGAAGAAATAGCCCAAAAGATAGCACCTATTATTGATAAAGATGCGGCTGATTTAGTCAAAACTTTTCAAAGCCGCAAAAGTGGGATTATACTGATGCCAGCGTTACCCGAAGAAGTGGCCGATCGCGTCATCGCACTACGCTTAAATGGGTTAGAATTCATTCCCAAATACTCTCGGTTATATCCGCAAGCAGATGTGACATCTGATGTAGTCGGCTATGTAGATCTGGAACGTCGCGGTCAAGCTGGAGTGGAATATAGCCAAGAAAAGCTGCTAGAACGTTCTGTGCAGAAGGTGCGGTTAATGCAGTCTGGTAACGGCGAATTAAAGCCAGATCATGCACCAGAAGGTTTTCTCCATGCTGATGACCTGAAATTGCAACTAACTATTGATACACGCTTACAACGGGCTGCTCGCTCGGCGCTGAAAGCACAGGTAGAAAAGTTCCGCGCAAAACGTGGCGCTGTGATTGTGATGGATGCGTTAGATGGTTCTTTACTAGCGCTGGTTTCTCAACCCACATATAACCCAAATGACTATGGCAAAGCGAAAATTGATTTATTCAAAAACTGGACGGTAGCTGATCTTTATGAACCTGGTTCAACTTTTAAACCATTAAATGTGGCGATCGCATTAGAAAATGGTGTGATTCAACCAAATGATACTTTTAATGATCCTGGTTCTATTAAAGTCGCTGACCGTGTGATTAAAAATGCTCAAAACAATGGTTATGGGCGGATTAATATTGCTCAAATTCTCCAAAATTCCAGCAACATCGGGATGGTGCAAATTATTCAAAAAATGCGCCCCTCGGTCTACTATACTTGGTTAGAACGTCTGGGTTTAGGGCAACCTTTAGAAACTGATTTGCCTTTTGGAGTTAGCGGTTCACTAAAAAGTCAACCAAGATTTATTTCTTCACCTATTGAACCAGCCACTGCATCTTTTGGGCAAGGTTTTTCGCTGACTCCTTTACAACTAGTACAACTGCATGGCGCTTTAGCTAATGGCGGAAAATTGGTAACACCCCATATAGTTCGAGGACTGGTTGATAGTAATGGCAAAATGCACTATTCACCCACACTCCCTGCGCCAAGGCAAATTTTTTCGGCTAAAACTGCCCAACAAGTTGTGGAAATGATGGAAACTGTTGTTTCGGAGGGTACAGGTAAACCTTCTAAAATTGCCGGATATCGCATTGGTGGGAAAACAGGTACAGCCCAAAAAGCAAGTCCTAACGGTGGTTATATTCCTGGAGCCAGAATTACTAGCTTTGTCGCAGTTTTGCCAGTGGAAGCTCCCCGCTATGTGATTTTAGCCATTGTCGATGAGCCGAAGGGCGAAAACGCCTATGGTTCGACTGTGGCTGCACCAATTGTCAAATCGGTGATGGAAACATTAATTCCTTTAGAACATCTACCACCACAACAGTTAAATTCCCCAGCAGAAACACCAAGATGA
- a CDS encoding DUF4142 domain-containing protein, with product MLRIPDLSFFTPKRSRSSIFLASAALSPLQREYMTHMVEDHQKDVSAFQTEAQQGQDPDVKAFASQTLPTLEEHLQQARSIVNGGVNTGTSTSSPSPTNTR from the coding sequence TTGTTGAGAATACCTGACCTATCTTTTTTTACCCCAAAACGGTCACGCTCCTCTATTTTCTTGGCTTCAGCCGCTTTGTCACCCCTTCAGCGCGAATATATGACTCACATGGTTGAAGATCATCAAAAGGATGTTTCTGCATTTCAAACTGAAGCACAACAGGGGCAAGATCCAGATGTGAAGGCATTTGCCTCACAAACACTACCAACCCTTGAAGAACACTTACAACAAGCTCGTTCTATTGTTAATGGTGGTGTTAATACGGGAACTTCAACTAGTAGCCCAAGTCCGACTAATACACGTTAA
- a CDS encoding IS4 family transposase — MLPKFYQNCFQNVLTPAQYKMLEILLMLLQFHKTVTIEKLATVFPQPIKFESRRRSIQRFLLLPQLSIPYLWFPLLKRWVKNSLKRGEKRLIFAIDRTQWRSQNVFVISLIEQKRAIPVYWLLLPKKGCSNLGEQKKLIRPLLQLFKGYQMLVLGDREFHSIKLANWLHSKGIDFVLRQKQGTYIRQENQSHQRLQSLGLTPGISFFLTGIQATKQKGFANFNLAGYYKRKYRGVVEPAGWFLLTNLDSLKDAIKAFKLRSGIEAMFKDCKTGGYNLESTYADGQRLIALILLIAIAYTCAILVGRNSRSSGLQKYVGRLKELQRLHRRHSAFWIGLYGQLWVGAMEFWADLAHELMRLKPSKLPYFQQGLRAMTLIQSAL, encoded by the coding sequence ATGTTACCTAAATTCTACCAAAACTGCTTTCAAAATGTACTGACACCCGCACAGTACAAGATGCTAGAAATCTTACTAATGCTATTGCAATTTCATAAAACTGTGACAATTGAGAAACTAGCAACAGTATTTCCACAACCGATAAAATTTGAAAGTCGGAGGCGGAGTATACAAAGATTTTTACTACTACCTCAGTTGTCGATTCCATATCTGTGGTTTCCCCTGCTCAAACGATGGGTGAAAAATAGTCTGAAAAGAGGAGAGAAACGGCTAATATTTGCGATTGATAGAACACAATGGCGTTCACAAAATGTATTTGTAATTAGTTTAATAGAACAAAAAAGAGCAATACCTGTGTACTGGCTATTGTTACCTAAAAAAGGATGTAGCAATTTGGGAGAGCAGAAAAAATTAATTCGTCCACTATTGCAGTTATTTAAGGGATATCAAATGCTGGTACTGGGAGATAGAGAATTCCACAGTATAAAACTAGCAAATTGGTTACATAGCAAGGGCATTGACTTTGTATTGCGTCAGAAACAAGGTACTTATATTCGGCAAGAAAACCAATCACACCAACGCTTACAATCTTTGGGATTAACTCCTGGCATCTCGTTTTTTTTGACAGGGATTCAAGCAACTAAACAGAAAGGGTTTGCCAATTTTAATCTCGCCGGATATTACAAGCGCAAATATCGTGGAGTTGTTGAGCCTGCTGGCTGGTTTTTATTAACTAACCTTGATAGTCTCAAAGATGCCATTAAAGCATTTAAGTTGCGGAGTGGTATCGAAGCCATGTTTAAAGATTGTAAAACTGGGGGGTATAATCTCGAATCTACTTATGCTGATGGTCAACGTTTGATAGCACTGATTTTATTAATTGCTATTGCCTATACTTGTGCTATTTTAGTTGGTCGTAATTCTCGCTCCTCTGGACTACAAAAATATGTTGGTCGTCTGAAGGAGTTACAACGATTGCACCGCCGACATAGTGCTTTTTGGATTGGTTTGTATGGTCAGTTATGGGTAGGGGCAATGGAATTTTGGGCTGATTTAGCTCATGAATTGATGCGCCTCAAGCCCAGTAAACTGCCATATTTTCAACAAGGTCTACGGGCTATGACTCTTATCCAGTCTGCTTTATAA
- a CDS encoding AAA-like domain-containing protein, producing MQVKQTKSKRKRGVVLTPSGLQRLHEAILSWEIARNKGDRLTLQELSTQISISTKTLSRLWSLSKGVDQKTLKLCFSAFNLKLYEEDYAVSSDEDEGKTIEFWLRSSDKQEDHLTRLSNYEIEHRWPYPDGPVVLDSPLYIDRPPIEEIVYREITRPGCVIRIRSPRQMGKTSLVLRILAFAHQQGYRAVNVNCYQIDDTCLTDLNKLLRCLCWQIAQQLEIEPNLDDMWDEEVGYKLACSFYLQKYILKQSNSPIVMVLSDVDRFFEYPHIAQKFFALLRSWCEEARQNYSWQKLRLIVVYSTEQYISLDINRSPFNIGLPINLTEFTQSQVEDLARRYELNWSSGQESAQIMSLVGGHPALIQLTLFHLVSRKITLRDLIEEAIANGGIYRHHLWRHWLKLQSYPHLIDIYAELIKTKQGLVIDPVDAYKLESLGLICFNGDRIFPRCKLYQAYFKKLLPTICLQSV from the coding sequence ATGCAAGTGAAACAAACTAAAAGCAAAAGAAAACGAGGCGTTGTGCTAACTCCGTCCGGGCTACAACGTTTACATGAAGCGATTTTATCTTGGGAGATTGCTAGAAATAAAGGCGATCGCCTAACGCTACAAGAACTCAGTACCCAGATCAGCATTTCGACGAAAACTCTGAGTCGATTATGGTCTTTGAGTAAAGGCGTAGATCAAAAAACTCTCAAATTATGTTTTAGTGCCTTTAACCTCAAATTATATGAAGAAGATTACGCAGTGTCGAGTGATGAGGATGAAGGCAAAACCATAGAATTCTGGCTCAGAAGTTCAGATAAACAGGAAGATCATCTTACTCGGTTATCTAATTACGAAATAGAACATCGTTGGCCATATCCAGATGGGCCTGTAGTTCTAGATTCCCCTTTATATATCGACCGTCCCCCCATCGAAGAAATAGTTTATCGAGAAATTACTCGTCCAGGCTGTGTAATTCGGATTCGCTCTCCCAGACAGATGGGAAAAACTTCTTTAGTGCTACGTATTTTAGCCTTTGCTCATCAGCAAGGATATCGCGCTGTTAACGTCAATTGCTACCAAATTGATGACACTTGTTTGACTGATTTAAATAAGCTTTTGCGTTGTCTTTGTTGGCAAATTGCCCAACAGTTAGAAATTGAGCCTAACCTTGATGATATGTGGGATGAAGAAGTTGGCTATAAGTTAGCCTGTAGCTTCTATTTGCAAAAGTATATTTTAAAACAGAGCAATAGTCCCATAGTAATGGTTTTGAGCGATGTTGATCGCTTTTTTGAATATCCGCACATTGCTCAGAAATTTTTTGCTTTGTTACGTTCTTGGTGTGAAGAAGCACGACAAAATTACAGTTGGCAAAAACTGCGATTAATAGTGGTCTACTCTACAGAACAATATATCTCTCTAGATATTAATCGTTCACCATTTAATATCGGCTTACCTATTAATTTAACTGAATTTACTCAAAGCCAAGTCGAAGATTTAGCTAGAAGATATGAGCTAAACTGGAGTTCCGGTCAAGAATCTGCTCAAATCATGTCTTTAGTTGGTGGTCATCCGGCGTTAATTCAACTAACTTTATTTCATCTTGTTTCTCGCAAGATTACTTTACGAGATTTGATTGAAGAAGCGATCGCTAATGGTGGTATATACCGTCATCACTTATGGCGACACTGGTTAAAACTGCAAAGCTATCCTCATTTGATCGACATATATGCTGAACTTATCAAAACAAAACAAGGTCTGGTAATTGATCCTGTGGATGCTTATAAGCTTGAAAGTTTAGGATTGATTTGCTTTAATGGCGATCGCATTTTCCCCCGTTGCAAACTCTATCAAGCTTATTTTAAAAAACTACTACCTACTATTTGCTTACAATCTGTTTAG